One genomic segment of Pempheris klunzingeri isolate RE-2024b chromosome 21, fPemKlu1.hap1, whole genome shotgun sequence includes these proteins:
- the vopp1b gene encoding WW domain binding protein VOPP1, whose translation MRNPLAGAALTFWLLVECVEAKKYCWYFEGGYPIYFICRSYEDCCGTRCCVRALSIQRLWYFWVLLMMGVLFCCGAGFFIRRRMYPSPLRDEPAFNVSFTRHPVTTPVSQQPGSMQGFGVNGLTGGDTGFTMTHPAYPAQPGSTHMMMGSYPPPPSYCNHPPPSYEQIFQNSDKK comes from the exons tgTGTAGAAGCCAAAAAGTACTGTTGGTATTTTGAAGGTGGATACCCAATCTACTTCAT ATGTCGCTCGTATGAGGACTGCTGTGGGACTCGCTGCTGTGTGAGAGCCCTGTCCATCCAGAGACTATGGTACTTCTG GGTGCTGCTGATGATGGGAGTATTGTTCTGCTGCGGTGCTGGCTTCTTCATTCGTAGAAGGATGTATCCGTCCCCTCTGAGAGATGAGCCAGCCTTCAACGTCTCCTTCACCAGGCACCCTGTCACCACACCAG tgTCCCAGCAGCCAGGAAGTATGCAAGGCTTCGGGGTCAACGGGCTGACAGGTGGCGACACGGGGTTCACCATGACACACCCAGCGTACCCAGCACAGCCCGGCTCCACCCACATGATGATGGGCTCCTACCCTCCGCCTCCATCCTACTGCAACCACCCACCTCCGTCCTACgaacaaatatttcaaaacagtgacaaaaagTGA